One Choristoneura fumiferana chromosome 25, NRCan_CFum_1, whole genome shotgun sequence genomic region harbors:
- the LOC141442058 gene encoding uncharacterized protein yields the protein MADECDVGWCATGGPCFCSLATKPAVVLISIISLVATVIDALFADRCECCAAREHVDSLRGLLRSLFQVANLLLIIASTIENPSLIQIYVWYTLGFIVLGFAVSILDVLLRMKHEDMWCIVDFLIEVAFFFVLSRCLPIVDMYRKQIDTGSITPTASKKSTISNK from the exons AtggcagatgaatgcgacgttgGGTGGTGCGCGACCGGCGGGCCTTGTTTCTGCAGCCTCGCCACCAAGCCCGCTGTGGTCCTGATATCAATCATCAGTTTG GTGGCGACGGTGATCGACGCGCTGTTCGCGGACCGCTGCGAGTGCTGCGCGGCGCGCGAGCACGTGGACTCGTTGCGCGGGCTGCTGCGCTCGCTGTTCCAAGTTGCTAACCTGCTACTCATCATCGCCTCCACCATT GAGAACCCGTCCCTGATCCAGATCTACGTGTGGTACACGCTGGGCTTCATAGTGCTGGGCTTCGCGGTGTCCATCCTGGACGTGCTGCTGCGCATGAAGCACGAAGACATGTGGTGCATCGTCGACTTCCTCATCGAAGTGGCTTTCTTCTTCG TGCTTTCAAGATGTCTGCCCATTGTGGATATGTACAGGAAGCAAATCGATACGGGCTCCATAACACCGACGGCATCGAAAAAATCCACtatcagtaataaataa